CCAAGCTGATCCAATCCGTGCGCGGCCGCTCGACGCGCTCGCTGTCGTCGACGGAGCGCGAGGAAATTGCCTCCGCCGCCAAGGACAAGCCGAACATCGATCTCGAGATCACGTTCGACTACAATTCCGCCAATATCAGCGCCAAGTCGATGCCATCAGTGCAAGCGCTCGGTCGCGCGCTGACCAGCCCCGACCTGAAGGGCTCGACCTTCGTGGTCGCCGGTCACACCGACGCCGCCGGCGGCGAAGCCTACAACCAGGACCTGTCGGAGCGCCGCGCGGATTCGATCAAGCGCTACCTCGTCGACAAGTACAGCATCTCGGCAACCGACCTCGTCACCGTCGGCTACGGCAAGAGCAAGCTGAAGGACCCGAACCAGCCGATGGCGGAGGTCAACCGCCGCGTGCAGGTCGTCAACATGGAAAACAAGACCACCGCATCGAAGTGAGCACGACGCAATCCTTTGCAGTGACACATCGTGATGTGGGGTAACGTCTCGCTTCCAAAGCGGGTCCCGCAGCCTTGCGGGACGCCGCTTTATTTCAGGGAAACGCTCTCTTGGGGCCTCGCGCGGATGGCCGTGAGCCAGGCCAGGATGATCCGGCGATGAACTTCACCGACTATCTCAAGCCTGCCGGAACTGTGGTGTTCGTCGTTGCGCTCGGCGTCGGCTATTATCTGTTCGAGCATCGGCATCGCCCTGAGAAGAAGGAAACACCGGGCGAGGCGCTCGTCATCGTGACGAAGTCGACCAATGCCTGCTTCTCCGACCTCGTACGGGTGACCGGCTTCTTCGTGCCGCGCCGCGAGGCCGTGGTCGTCGCCGACCAGGAGGGATCCAGGGTCACCGACCTCTTTGTCACCGAGGGCATCCTCGTCACCGACAACCAGGAGCTGGCGCGCCTGACCCCACCGCCGCAGATTCCGGGCCAGCAGCAGCGACCCGGCCCACAGGGCCCGATTTCGTTGAAGGCGCCCGCGCCGGGCCTCATCACCGAAGTCCGCACCATCGTCGGCGCGCCGGCCTCGCCGCAGGCCGGCCCGATGTTCCGCATCGCCGTCAACAACGAGATCGAGCTCGACGCCCAGGTCCCGGCGGTGCACATGCCCAAGCTCAACTCCGGCGCGACCGTGCGCATCAGCCGCGACGACGCGCCCGACTTGATCGGCCGGGTCCGGCTGGTTGCACCTGAAATCGACCGCACGACCCAGCTCGGACGCGTCCGCATCAGCGTCACCAACAATCCCTCGCTGAAAGTCGGCGTCTTCGCCCGCGCCTCGATCGACGCCAAGCGCAGCTGCGGCGTTTCGATCCCCAAGACCGCGATCGACCATCTCACCGTGCAGGTCGTCAAAGGCAATATCGTCGAGACGCGCAAGGTGCGGGTCGGACTGTCGTCTGACAGCGCCACGGAAATCCTGGAAGGGCTCGAGGTCGGCGAGATCGTCGTGGCCGACGCCGGCTCTTCGCTCCAT
This genomic stretch from Bradyrhizobium sp. CCGB12 harbors:
- a CDS encoding OmpA family protein, which translates into the protein MGLAAKGLTAILSVITVGAALSLPASFAFAGEQSNSKNVTEDEIVRALAPPAKKPLTRGLSIAPPADPAPNAAETKLIQSVRGRSTRSLSSTEREEIASAAKDKPNIDLEITFDYNSANISAKSMPSVQALGRALTSPDLKGSTFVVAGHTDAAGGEAYNQDLSERRADSIKRYLVDKYSISATDLVTVGYGKSKLKDPNQPMAEVNRRVQVVNMENKTTASK
- a CDS encoding efflux RND transporter periplasmic adaptor subunit, translating into MNFTDYLKPAGTVVFVVALGVGYYLFEHRHRPEKKETPGEALVIVTKSTNACFSDLVRVTGFFVPRREAVVVADQEGSRVTDLFVTEGILVTDNQELARLTPPPQIPGQQQRPGPQGPISLKAPAPGLITEVRTIVGAPASPQAGPMFRIAVNNEIELDAQVPAVHMPKLNSGATVRISRDDAPDLIGRVRLVAPEIDRTTQLGRVRISVTNNPSLKVGVFARASIDAKRSCGVSIPKTAIDHLTVQVVKGNIVETRKVRVGLSSDSATEILEGLEVGEIVVADAGSSLHDGDQIKTMFADELDRTRVR